A window of Aeromicrobium sp. A1-2 contains these coding sequences:
- a CDS encoding ABC transporter substrate-binding protein/permease, giving the protein MRHILRILPLVFVAMLAVSGSPASAADRPVVRVGTEGTYPPFSFHDAATDDLTGYDIEVVKAVAKKAGWRLEFVETQFDAIFAALDARRIDVIANQVSRNPEREARYGLGSTYTYSRGVIVVKTGTTGITTLADVEGRTAAESITSNWADVARDAGAKIQAIEGFSQAAALVVQGRADLLINDNIAVLDYLSTTGSDAIEISGNAGDEVSEQALAFRKDDPRLAESNQALAALKADGTLAKISNKYFKTDVSVPDSGVVDVSDGRATRSTFEVVQDAAWPMLTRLLVATIPITIVSFAIGLVLAVAAALARISASRVLSGIARGYISIIRGTPLLVQLFIVFYGLPELGIKLGPWVSAILALSLNVGGYAAEIVRASILSVPRGQFEAASTIGMGYWQTLRRIVLPQAARIAVPPLSNTAISLLKDTSLLSVVLITELFRQAQFAAANAQIFLPLYTVAAVYYWVVCVGMSAVQSRLETRLNRFVAS; this is encoded by the coding sequence ATGCGGCACATACTGCGGATCCTGCCGCTGGTCTTCGTGGCCATGCTCGCGGTCTCGGGCAGCCCGGCTAGCGCGGCCGATCGCCCGGTCGTGCGGGTCGGCACAGAGGGCACCTATCCGCCGTTCTCGTTCCACGACGCGGCCACCGACGATCTCACCGGATACGACATCGAGGTCGTCAAGGCAGTCGCCAAGAAAGCCGGCTGGCGGCTCGAGTTCGTCGAGACCCAGTTCGACGCGATCTTCGCGGCGCTCGACGCGCGGCGCATTGACGTCATCGCCAACCAGGTTTCCCGCAACCCCGAACGCGAGGCCAGATACGGCCTCGGCTCGACCTACACGTATTCGCGTGGCGTCATCGTGGTCAAGACCGGGACGACCGGCATCACGACCCTGGCCGACGTTGAGGGCCGGACGGCTGCTGAGTCGATCACCTCGAACTGGGCCGATGTGGCTCGCGATGCGGGCGCGAAGATCCAGGCCATCGAGGGCTTCTCCCAGGCGGCGGCACTGGTCGTCCAGGGCCGGGCCGACCTGCTGATCAACGACAACATCGCGGTGCTGGACTATCTGAGCACGACCGGCTCGGATGCGATCGAGATCTCCGGCAACGCCGGGGACGAGGTCAGCGAGCAGGCGCTGGCGTTCCGCAAGGACGATCCGCGCCTGGCGGAGTCCAACCAGGCGCTTGCGGCGCTCAAGGCCGATGGAACACTCGCGAAGATCTCGAACAAGTACTTCAAGACCGACGTCTCGGTGCCGGACAGCGGCGTGGTCGACGTGTCCGACGGTCGCGCGACCCGCAGCACCTTCGAGGTCGTGCAGGACGCCGCCTGGCCGATGCTCACCCGGTTGCTCGTGGCGACCATCCCAATCACGATCGTGAGCTTCGCGATCGGTCTGGTGCTCGCCGTGGCGGCGGCGTTGGCGCGGATCTCTGCCAGCCGGGTCCTCAGCGGCATCGCGCGCGGCTACATCTCAATCATTCGCGGCACTCCACTGCTGGTGCAGCTGTTCATCGTGTTCTACGGGCTGCCCGAGCTCGGCATCAAGCTGGGTCCGTGGGTCTCGGCCATCTTGGCGCTCAGCCTCAACGTCGGGGGCTATGCCGCGGAGATCGTGCGGGCGTCGATCCTCTCGGTCCCGAGGGGACAGTTCGAGGCCGCGTCCACGATCGGCATGGGCTATTGGCAGACGCTCCGGCGGATCGTCCTCCCGCAGGCCGCGAGGATCGCGGTGCCCCCGCTGTCGAACACCGCGATCTCGCTGTTGAAGGACACGTCGTTGCTGTCGGTCGTCCTGATCACCGAACTCTTCCGGCAGGCGCAGTTCGCTGCCGCGAACGCCCAGATATTCCTTCCCCTCTACACCGTCGCGGCGGTCTACTACTGGGTCGTGTGCGTCGGCATGTCGGCCGTCCAGAGCAGACTCGAGACCCGACTGAACAGGTTCGTGGCCTCATGA
- a CDS encoding amino acid ABC transporter ATP-binding protein, whose translation MTNTQQTAEPMGSLRIRARGIEKSFGDNHVLRGVDFEVESGTTTVLLGPSGSGKTTILRALNVLDRPDRGTIRIDDVEVDFTTLPAKGRDAGRQIAGLRAQSGMVFQAHNLFPHKTVLENVIEGPVQVQKRPYEEAVAEARDLLEQVGLSDKADQHPFQCSGGQQQRIGIARALALRPTVMLFDEPTSSLDPELVGEVLAVIKDLATQGWTSVLVTHEIRFAEQVADQVLYLDQGVVLERGTSAQVIGDPQEERTRQFLRRILDPT comes from the coding sequence ATGACCAACACCCAGCAGACCGCCGAGCCGATGGGATCGCTCCGGATCCGGGCGCGGGGGATCGAGAAGTCGTTCGGTGACAACCATGTGCTGCGCGGGGTCGACTTCGAGGTCGAGTCCGGCACGACCACGGTCCTGCTGGGACCGTCGGGCTCGGGCAAGACCACGATCCTGCGGGCTCTCAACGTCCTCGACCGGCCCGACCGCGGCACGATCCGCATCGACGACGTCGAGGTCGACTTCACGACGCTGCCCGCCAAGGGGCGTGACGCCGGCCGGCAGATCGCCGGGCTCCGCGCACAGAGCGGCATGGTCTTCCAGGCCCACAACCTGTTCCCGCACAAGACTGTGCTGGAGAACGTCATCGAGGGACCGGTCCAGGTCCAGAAGCGGCCGTACGAGGAGGCCGTGGCGGAGGCGCGTGACCTGCTGGAGCAGGTGGGACTCAGCGACAAGGCGGACCAGCATCCGTTCCAGTGCTCCGGCGGGCAGCAGCAGCGGATCGGCATCGCCCGGGCGCTCGCGCTCCGGCCCACGGTCATGTTGTTCGACGAGCCCACGTCGTCGCTGGATCCAGAGCTCGTGGGGGAGGTGCTGGCGGTCATCAAGGACTTGGCGACCCAGGGGTGGACCTCGGTGCTGGTGACTCACGAGATCCGGTTCGCCGAGCAGGTTGCCGACCAGGTGCTGTACCTCGACCAGGGTGTCGTGCTCGAGCGCGGCACGAGCGCCCAGGTCATCGGTGACCCGCAGGAAGAACGCACCCGTCAGTTCCTCCGCCGGATCCTCGACCCAACCTGA
- a CDS encoding AAA family ATPase: MSANNAEQHEIEMEQAYVDAVYERLDASAKVAQSLVVEGMARGHIGNEGGLVERDAMVYQASLRLSALNAAHDGLVFGRLNLLTGESRYIGRIGVRDAEREIMLVDWRAPAAAVFYQATAQEPTGVIRRRVLRCANDKVIGIEDDLLDHDNAPDDLVVVGEGALLASLTRARDSTMHSVVATIQKEQDEAIRAPSRGATTIGGGPGTGKTVVALHRAAYLLYTDRRRFESGGVLVVGPSTVFMNYIERVLPSLGETSVTLRSLGEVVDGLRAARHDEPVAAAAKGSPRMAPFLARAAAAPMPGAPTEFRYFYKDDVLRLDSHQLERIRRNLLSGAKRNRAYLKAPEALVAALWRQVAGERALEKGEEDFVETITTDDRFVDFVEDWWPPVEPIDVWRTLPDVLDALGRGSFSAVESAALKASWTIGEPSIQDVPLIDELRYVIGEVPVSDGDNDEAPKQLMSFERREREERVDRFRSTQSIEDDGFAHVLIDEAQDLSPMQWRMLGRRGRYASWTIVGDEAQSSWPHPHESAAARKTALEGKPEHAFRLSTNYRNSAEIYDLAAQVAAIAVPHPDLADAVRRTGEQPVHSTVEPAELVSATRRSAEQILDRVDGTVAIVAPTTQLDRLRVDLAGLLEQHPDRLRLLDGLDTKGLEFDGVVVVEPDGITQESSAGWRTLYVVLTRATQLLSTVGTTDTWLSRLS, translated from the coding sequence GTGAGCGCGAACAACGCGGAACAGCACGAGATCGAGATGGAACAGGCGTACGTCGACGCCGTCTACGAACGTCTCGACGCCTCCGCCAAGGTGGCCCAGTCGCTCGTCGTCGAGGGGATGGCACGAGGTCACATCGGCAACGAGGGTGGCCTGGTCGAACGGGATGCCATGGTCTATCAGGCGTCGCTGCGGCTGTCGGCGCTCAACGCAGCGCACGACGGTCTGGTGTTCGGTCGGCTCAACCTGCTCACCGGCGAGTCGCGCTACATCGGCCGGATCGGCGTCCGCGACGCCGAACGCGAGATCATGCTGGTCGACTGGCGCGCCCCTGCTGCTGCGGTGTTCTACCAGGCCACGGCGCAGGAGCCCACGGGCGTGATCCGGCGCCGCGTCCTGCGATGCGCCAACGACAAGGTCATCGGCATCGAGGATGACCTGCTCGACCACGACAACGCTCCCGACGACCTGGTCGTCGTCGGCGAGGGTGCCCTGCTCGCGAGCCTGACCCGGGCCCGAGACAGCACGATGCACTCGGTCGTCGCCACGATCCAGAAGGAGCAGGACGAGGCGATCCGCGCGCCGAGCCGCGGCGCCACCACGATCGGCGGCGGCCCGGGCACGGGCAAGACCGTCGTCGCGCTGCACCGCGCGGCCTACCTGCTCTACACCGACCGGCGACGCTTCGAGTCCGGCGGCGTCCTGGTCGTCGGACCGTCGACCGTGTTCATGAACTACATCGAGCGGGTGCTGCCGAGCCTCGGCGAGACCAGCGTGACGTTGCGATCGCTCGGCGAGGTCGTCGACGGCCTGCGCGCCGCTCGCCACGACGAGCCGGTCGCTGCGGCCGCCAAGGGATCGCCCCGGATGGCGCCGTTCCTCGCGCGGGCCGCGGCCGCACCGATGCCGGGCGCACCGACGGAGTTCCGCTACTTCTACAAGGACGACGTCCTCCGCCTTGACTCACACCAGCTGGAGCGGATCCGACGCAACCTGCTGTCCGGCGCCAAGCGCAACCGGGCCTACCTCAAGGCGCCGGAGGCGCTGGTCGCGGCCTTGTGGCGGCAGGTCGCGGGCGAGCGGGCGCTCGAGAAGGGCGAGGAGGACTTCGTCGAGACCATCACGACCGACGATCGCTTCGTTGACTTCGTCGAGGACTGGTGGCCGCCGGTCGAGCCGATCGACGTGTGGCGGACCCTTCCGGACGTGCTCGACGCACTCGGTCGCGGGTCGTTCAGTGCGGTCGAGAGCGCTGCGCTGAAGGCGTCGTGGACGATCGGCGAGCCCAGCATCCAGGACGTTCCGCTGATCGACGAGCTGCGCTACGTCATCGGTGAGGTGCCGGTCAGCGACGGCGACAACGACGAGGCCCCCAAGCAGCTCATGAGCTTCGAGCGACGGGAGCGGGAGGAGCGCGTCGACCGGTTCCGCTCGACGCAGAGCATCGAGGACGATGGCTTCGCGCACGTGCTGATCGACGAGGCTCAGGACCTGTCACCGATGCAGTGGCGGATGCTCGGCCGCCGCGGTCGCTACGCCAGCTGGACGATCGTTGGTGACGAGGCCCAGTCGTCCTGGCCCCACCCGCACGAGTCGGCGGCGGCCCGCAAGACTGCCCTCGAGGGCAAGCCCGAGCACGCCTTCCGGTTGTCGACCAACTATCGCAACTCCGCCGAGATCTACGACCTCGCCGCGCAGGTGGCGGCGATCGCGGTGCCGCACCCTGATCTGGCGGACGCGGTCCGCCGCACCGGTGAGCAGCCGGTGCACAGCACGGTCGAGCCCGCCGAGCTGGTGAGCGCCACCCGCCGCAGCGCCGAGCAGATTCTTGATCGGGTCGACGGCACCGTGGCGATCGTCGCGCCGACCACCCAGCTGGACCGGTTGCGGGTGGACCTGGCCGGACTGCTTGAGCAGCACCCCGACCGGCTTCGACTCCTGGACGGACTGGACACCAAGGGCCTGGAGTTCGACGGGGTCGTCGTCGTCGAACCGGACGGCATCACCCAAGAGTCCAGCGCCGGGTGGCGCACCCTGTACGTCGTGCTGACCCGGGCAACCCAGCTGCTGAGCACCGTCGGCACGACCGACACGTGGTTGAGCCGGCTGTCATGA
- a CDS encoding metallophosphoesterase: protein MNRFLKLVLLAVLAVGVALPTAYTTLIHSERGIAIGAHDATLQPTFTGHARIEFGPLIPDIRVPAGAPLGLGVNIRLGGSEATDLEQLIARDAVIASQPEGEIEAVRTTMISMLTDAALRGLGSALLAVLIAVLAWQAIGRARRRSIWASARHPRRGQVLGAAVVAATTIGALVLVATPERPRASATEWDPIASVFPELPSDKVLDNVEIARGASTRGSRAIVEGALATYRTSVAFYGRLAVSAETADVRRPLEGETTAIVVTDRHDNIGMDPVARAIADRVGARILIDLGDDTSNGGSWETFSINSLAREFEGFEVVSVAGNHDTGGTVAKQMVDKGFNLLKGKPVSVGGVSFLGSSDPRSSGLTSGYSGDASDNSDAIGAQDEALTKAACDDGGVSVIAVHSPSSVKKAAASGCVDLVLTGHLHRQVGPLVINGANGRSTTTLTTGSTGGAVYAFALGSKLRRPAQVTIVTFVDGKPVGLQPVTFNTGGIIEPGAYTPLTSSPRLALTETPASP, encoded by the coding sequence ATGAACCGGTTCCTCAAGCTGGTCCTGCTGGCGGTCCTCGCCGTCGGCGTGGCCTTGCCGACTGCCTACACGACCTTGATCCACAGCGAGCGTGGCATCGCGATCGGTGCGCACGACGCCACGCTGCAGCCGACCTTCACCGGACACGCCCGCATCGAGTTCGGCCCACTGATCCCGGACATCCGGGTGCCCGCGGGGGCGCCCCTGGGCCTTGGCGTCAACATCCGCCTGGGTGGGAGTGAGGCCACCGACCTCGAGCAGCTGATCGCCCGTGATGCCGTCATCGCCTCGCAGCCGGAGGGTGAGATCGAGGCCGTGCGGACCACGATGATCTCGATGCTGACCGATGCGGCTCTCCGGGGTCTGGGGTCCGCCTTGCTGGCCGTGCTGATCGCGGTGCTGGCGTGGCAGGCGATCGGGCGCGCTCGGCGCCGCTCGATATGGGCCAGCGCTCGGCACCCCCGTCGGGGTCAGGTGCTCGGCGCGGCCGTCGTCGCAGCCACGACGATCGGGGCGTTGGTGCTCGTCGCCACCCCTGAGCGCCCTCGGGCAAGCGCGACGGAGTGGGACCCGATCGCGTCGGTCTTCCCGGAACTGCCCTCGGACAAGGTGCTCGACAACGTCGAGATCGCCCGTGGTGCGTCGACCAGGGGCAGCCGGGCCATCGTCGAGGGAGCGCTGGCGACCTACCGCACCTCGGTCGCCTTCTACGGCCGGCTAGCCGTGAGCGCGGAGACCGCCGACGTACGCCGTCCGCTCGAGGGTGAGACGACAGCCATTGTCGTGACCGACCGCCACGACAACATCGGCATGGATCCGGTAGCCCGCGCCATCGCCGACCGGGTGGGCGCCCGCATCCTGATCGATCTCGGCGACGACACGTCGAACGGCGGAAGCTGGGAGACCTTCAGCATCAACTCCCTGGCCCGGGAGTTCGAGGGATTCGAGGTCGTCTCGGTGGCAGGCAACCACGACACCGGCGGCACGGTGGCCAAGCAGATGGTCGACAAGGGCTTCAACCTGCTCAAGGGCAAGCCCGTCTCGGTCGGCGGGGTCAGCTTCCTCGGCAGCAGCGATCCGCGCAGCTCGGGCCTGACCTCTGGCTACAGCGGCGATGCGAGCGACAACAGCGACGCGATCGGTGCCCAGGACGAGGCGCTCACGAAGGCAGCCTGCGACGACGGCGGGGTCAGCGTCATCGCGGTGCACAGCCCGTCGTCGGTCAAGAAGGCAGCGGCCTCGGGGTGCGTCGACCTGGTGCTGACGGGGCACCTGCACCGCCAGGTAGGGCCGCTCGTCATCAATGGCGCCAACGGCCGCTCCACCACGACCCTGACGACCGGGTCGACCGGAGGCGCTGTCTACGCGTTCGCGCTCGGCAGCAAGCTGCGGCGACCGGCACAGGTCACGATCGTGACGTTCGTGGACGGTAAGCCGGTCGGGCTGCAGCCCGTGACGTTCAACACCGGCGGCATCATTGAGCCCGGCGCCTACACGCCGTTGACGTCGAGTCCGCGCCTCGCGCTGACCGAGACGCCTGCGTCGCCCTAG
- a CDS encoding ArgE/DapE family deacylase, whose product MDIDVDLIRRDLAQIVNFPSIGGSDAETAVQRWCASTLTGLGMDVDQWGFDLDELRASANYPGEEVEREEAWGCVGASGPGTPALILNGHVDVVPPGDPESWPNADPWLVREVDGAWFGRGVCDMKGGVVAIIAAARAVSDLTLARPFAIHTVIGEEDGGLGTYATLLRGHTGDACVIAEPTDNELVAANAGSLTFRLEVAGRATHGSMRTAGHSAIRAFERLHQALDELEAVRNTPPPEPFGDLPWPISVGILRAGDWASTVPDLLIAEGRYGVMPGESFAVAKAVFEEALARACAADEWLAGNPPTITWPGGHFAAGRLPAGDPFGSQVADAVVAAGRPRPHLVGAPYGSDLWQYAAAGIPTVQYGPGGIADAHAINEQVSIEEVVACARAYAELIVTRCG is encoded by the coding sequence ATGGACATCGACGTCGACCTGATCCGACGGGACCTGGCCCAGATCGTCAACTTCCCCAGCATCGGTGGCTCGGACGCCGAGACCGCAGTCCAGCGCTGGTGCGCCTCGACCCTCACGGGCCTGGGGATGGACGTCGACCAGTGGGGGTTCGACCTCGACGAGCTACGCGCCAGTGCGAACTATCCCGGCGAAGAGGTCGAGCGCGAGGAGGCCTGGGGCTGCGTCGGCGCCTCAGGACCCGGCACCCCTGCGCTGATCCTCAACGGCCACGTCGACGTCGTGCCGCCAGGCGATCCGGAGTCCTGGCCCAACGCGGATCCGTGGCTCGTCCGCGAGGTCGACGGGGCCTGGTTCGGCCGTGGTGTGTGCGACATGAAGGGCGGCGTCGTCGCGATCATCGCCGCGGCCCGGGCGGTCAGCGACCTGACCCTCGCTCGACCGTTCGCGATCCACACTGTGATCGGCGAGGAGGACGGCGGGCTGGGCACGTACGCGACTCTGTTGCGCGGCCATACCGGCGACGCCTGTGTCATCGCCGAGCCGACCGACAACGAGCTCGTCGCTGCCAACGCGGGCTCCCTCACATTCAGGCTCGAGGTCGCGGGGCGGGCGACCCACGGCTCGATGCGCACCGCCGGCCACAGCGCCATCCGGGCGTTCGAGCGCCTGCACCAGGCGCTCGACGAGCTCGAGGCGGTCCGCAACACCCCCCCTCCGGAGCCATTCGGTGATCTTCCGTGGCCGATCAGCGTCGGCATCCTGCGCGCCGGCGACTGGGCCAGCACAGTGCCCGACCTCCTGATCGCCGAAGGACGCTACGGGGTCATGCCCGGCGAGTCCTTCGCCGTTGCCAAGGCCGTCTTCGAGGAAGCCCTGGCCCGCGCCTGCGCCGCCGACGAGTGGCTCGCCGGCAACCCGCCGACGATCACCTGGCCCGGCGGGCACTTCGCGGCCGGCCGGCTCCCGGCCGGCGACCCGTTCGGCAGCCAGGTCGCGGACGCCGTGGTCGCCGCCGGACGCCCCAGGCCCCACCTCGTCGGGGCGCCCTACGGGTCCGACCTGTGGCAGTACGCCGCGGCCGGAATCCCGACGGTGCAGTACGGCCCCGGGGGGATTGCCGACGCGCACGCGATCAACGAGCAGGTGTCGATCGAGGAGGTCGTGGCGTGCGCGCGGGCGTACGCCGAGCTCATCGTGACGCGCTGCGGCTAG
- a CDS encoding anthranilate synthase family protein produces MTSLDDLLAQPAFALIRVRDSDTVTLIGGPRTDLDSLSDIPLVAGSDRSWNHLVLVPFAQARERGFEAHQDGTPLSAIEASYSAEVPLAELLDLLPDAPIEFTDRGGFESSDDEYAGMVRRIIDEEIGQGEGANLVIGRHYRAQVADWGHDRALTVFRRLLERERGAFWTFCIFTGDRYLIGASPERHVSVEDGQVRMNPISGTFRMRGLETHADRKRELLHFLKDEKEIYELFMVVDEELKMMCDICHEGGLVLGPYLKPMTHLVHTEYLLAGRTNRDVREVLRDSMFAATVTGSPVENACRLIKKYEPEGRGYYASVAALIGRDDDGVPRADAPILIRTADVDLDGRLKVTAGATLVRDSDAVYETSETWAKASGILSAFGLVEPAPEPIEGFDAFTREDDVLIALGTRNQRLSQFWLTDQSGAAPVPSLAGKRVVIVDGEDDFVNMLSHVFGVLGMTTDIVRHDVYADGDLDGYDLVVVGPGPGDPRDLEDPKMSVLHGVVAGLLETRRPFLAVCLGHQTLSHQIGLDIVFKDIVFQGTQSRLTVLDRPETVGFYNTFVARVPETGLPDGVTVETDPASGDIHLVAGPHYRGVQFHAESILTQNGFGIIRELVTDLLA; encoded by the coding sequence ATGACGTCTCTCGACGACCTCCTCGCCCAACCGGCGTTCGCGCTGATCCGTGTCCGCGACTCCGACACCGTCACGCTGATCGGCGGACCCCGGACCGACCTGGACTCACTGTCGGACATCCCGCTCGTGGCCGGCAGTGATCGCTCCTGGAACCACCTGGTGCTGGTCCCGTTCGCGCAGGCGCGCGAGCGGGGTTTCGAGGCGCACCAGGACGGCACACCGCTCTCGGCGATCGAGGCCTCGTACAGCGCCGAGGTGCCGCTCGCCGAGCTCCTCGACCTGCTGCCCGACGCCCCGATCGAGTTCACCGACCGGGGTGGCTTCGAGTCCTCCGACGACGAGTACGCCGGGATGGTCCGCCGGATCATCGACGAGGAGATCGGTCAGGGCGAGGGCGCCAACCTGGTCATCGGCCGGCACTACCGCGCGCAGGTTGCCGACTGGGGACATGACCGGGCCCTGACGGTCTTCCGCCGGCTGCTCGAGCGCGAGCGTGGGGCCTTCTGGACGTTCTGCATCTTCACCGGCGACCGCTACCTGATCGGCGCGAGCCCAGAGCGGCACGTCAGCGTCGAGGACGGCCAGGTACGGATGAATCCGATCAGCGGCACGTTCCGTATGCGTGGGCTCGAGACGCACGCCGACCGCAAGCGTGAGCTGTTGCACTTCCTCAAGGACGAGAAGGAGATCTACGAGCTCTTCATGGTCGTCGACGAGGAGCTCAAGATGATGTGCGACATCTGCCACGAAGGCGGGCTCGTGCTGGGTCCGTACCTCAAGCCGATGACCCACCTCGTCCACACCGAGTACCTTCTGGCCGGCCGTACCAACCGTGACGTCCGCGAGGTGCTGCGCGACTCGATGTTCGCCGCCACGGTGACTGGGAGCCCGGTCGAGAACGCGTGCCGACTGATCAAGAAGTACGAGCCCGAGGGCCGCGGCTACTACGCCTCGGTGGCCGCGCTGATCGGCCGCGATGACGACGGCGTGCCGCGTGCCGACGCCCCGATCCTGATCCGTACCGCCGACGTCGACCTCGACGGTCGACTCAAGGTCACTGCCGGTGCAACCCTGGTGCGCGACTCCGACGCGGTGTACGAGACCAGCGAGACGTGGGCCAAGGCGTCCGGCATCCTCAGCGCGTTCGGGCTGGTCGAGCCGGCTCCCGAGCCGATCGAGGGGTTCGACGCGTTCACCCGCGAGGACGACGTCCTGATCGCGTTGGGCACGCGCAACCAGCGACTGAGCCAGTTCTGGCTCACCGACCAGTCCGGCGCTGCGCCAGTTCCGTCCTTGGCCGGCAAGCGGGTCGTGATCGTCGACGGCGAGGACGACTTCGTCAACATGCTGTCCCACGTGTTCGGTGTGCTCGGCATGACGACAGACATCGTGCGTCACGACGTGTACGCCGACGGCGACCTGGACGGCTACGACCTGGTCGTCGTCGGGCCGGGCCCCGGTGATCCGCGAGATCTGGAAGATCCCAAGATGTCAGTGCTGCACGGGGTCGTGGCTGGCCTGCTGGAGACCCGACGACCGTTCCTTGCCGTGTGCCTCGGGCACCAGACGCTGAGTCACCAGATCGGTCTGGACATCGTGTTCAAGGACATCGTCTTCCAGGGCACGCAGAGCAGGCTCACGGTGCTCGATCGGCCCGAGACGGTCGGCTTCTACAACACGTTCGTCGCCCGCGTGCCCGAGACGGGTCTGCCGGACGGCGTGACGGTCGAGACCGATCCGGCCAGCGGCGACATCCACCTGGTGGCCGGACCGCACTATCGCGGCGTGCAGTTCCATGCGGAGTCGATCCTGACCCAGAATGGCTTCGGCATCATCCGCGAGCTCGTCACCGACCTCCTCGCCTGA